The proteins below are encoded in one region of Ursus arctos isolate Adak ecotype North America unplaced genomic scaffold, UrsArc2.0 scaffold_24, whole genome shotgun sequence:
- the MSL1 gene encoding male-specific lethal 1 homolog isoform X2, with translation MTMRSAVFKAAAAPAGGNPEQRLDYERAAALGGPEDEPGAAEAHFLPRHRKLKEPGPPLASSQGGSPAPSPAGCGGKGRGLLLPAGAAPGQQEESWGGSVPLPCPPPATKQAGIGGEPAAAGAGCSPRPKYQAVLPIQTGSLVAAAKEPTPWAGDKGGAAPPAATASDPAGPPPLPLPGPPPLAPTATAGTLAASEGRWKSMRKSPLGGGGGSGASSQAACLKQILLLQLDLIEQQQQQLQAKEKEIEELKSERDTLLARIERMERRMQLVKKDNEKERHKLFQGYETEEREETELSEKIKLECQPELSETSQTLPPKPFSCGRSGKGHKRKSPFGSTERKIPVKKLAPEFSKVKTKTPKHSPIKEEPCGSLSETVCKRELRSQETPEKPRSSVDTPPRLSTPQKGPSTHPKEKAFSSEIEDLPYLSTTEMYLCRWHQPPPSPLPLRESSPKKEETVAIPSWRDHSVEPLRDPNPSDLLENLDDSVFSKRHAKLELDEKRRKRWDIQRIREQRILQRLQLRMYKKKGIQESEPEVTSFFPEPDDVESLMITPFLPVVAFGRPLPKLTPQNFELPWLDERSRCRLEIQKKQTPHRTCRK, from the exons ATGACCATGAGATCCGCAGTGTTCAAGGCGGCCGCGGCCCCTGCCGGCGGCAACCCTGAGCAGCGACTGGACTACGAAAGGGCTGCGGCGCTGGGCGGGCCCGAGGACGAGCCCGGGGCGGCCGAAGCCCACTTCCTCCCCCGGCACCGTAAGCTCAAGGAGCCGGGGCCCCCGCTGGCCTCCTCCCAGGGAGGGAGCCCCGCGCCCTCCCCGGCCGGCTGCGGCGGCAAGGGCCGGGGCTTGTTACTCCCGGCCGGGGCGGCCCCCGGGCAGCAGGAAGAGAGCTGGGGCGGCTCGGTGCCCTTGCCCTGTCCGCCCCCGGCCACCAAACAAGCCGGCATTGGGGGGGAGCCAGCGGCCGCGGGAGCCGGCTGCAGTCCCCGACCCAAGTATCAGGCGGTGCTGCCCATTCAGACGGGCTCTCTCGTGGCGGCGGCCAAAGAGCCTACGCCCTGGGCTGGGGACAAGGGTGGGGCGGCTCCCCCAGCTGCCACCGCCTCGGACCCGGCGGGACCCCCACCACTACCTCTGCCGGGGCCGCCACCCCTCGCGCCCACCGCCACCGCCGGGACCCTGGCGGCCAGCGAGGGCAGATGGAAGAGTATGAGGAAGAGCCCTCTCGGGGGTGGCGGCGGCTCGGGAGCCTCCAGTCAGGCCGCCTGCCTCAAACAGATCCTTCTGCTGCAATTGGACCTCAtcgagcagcagcagcagcagctgcaggcCAAGGAAAAGGAGATCGAGGAGctgaagtcagagagagacacg CTCCTTGCTCGGATTGAACGTATGGAAAGGCGGATGCAGCTGGTAAAGAAGGATAACGAGAAAGAAAGGCACAAGCTGTTTCAGGGCTATGAaactgaagagagagaggaaacggAGCTATCCGAGAAAATTAAACTGGAGTGCCAGCCGGAGCTTTCCGAGACATCCCAGACTCTGCCTCCCAAGCCTTTCTCTTGTGGGCGGAGTGGAAAGGGACACAAAAG GAAATCCCCATTTGGAAGTACAGAAAGAAAGATTCCTGTTAAAAAGCTGGCTCCTGAATTTtcaaaagtcaaaacaaaaactCCTAAGCACTCTCCCATTAAAGAGGAACCCTGTGGTTCCTTATCAGAAACTGTTTGTAAACGTGAATTGAGGAGCCAAGAAACTCCAGAAAAGCCCCGGTCTTCAGTGGACACCCCGCCAAGACTCTCCACTCCCCAGAAGGGACCCAGCACCCATCCCAAGGAGAAAGCCTTCTCAAGTGAGATAGAAGATTTGCCGTACCTTTCcaccacagaaatgtatttgtgTCGTTGGCACCAGCCTCCCCCATCACCGTTACCATTACGGGAATCCTCTCCAAAGAAGGAGGAGACTGTAGCAA ttccttcTTGGAGGGACCACTCAGTAGAGCCTCTAAGGGACCCAAATCCTTCAGACCTTTTGGAG AACCTGGATGACAGTGTGTTTTCGAAGCGGCATGCAAAACTGGAGCTGgatgagaagagaaggaaaag ATGGGATATTCAGAGGATCAGGGAACAAAGAATTTTACAACGACTGCAGCTcagaatgtataaaaagaaaggaattcagGAATCTGAGCCTGAGGTTACCTCATTTTTCCCTGAGCCAGATGACG TTGAAAGTTTGATGATTACCCCCTTCTTGCCTGTTGTAGCATTTGGACGACCATTACCCAAATTAACTCCGCA
- the MSL1 gene encoding male-specific lethal 1 homolog isoform X1, producing the protein MTMRSAVFKAAAAPAGGNPEQRLDYERAAALGGPEDEPGAAEAHFLPRHRKLKEPGPPLASSQGGSPAPSPAGCGGKGRGLLLPAGAAPGQQEESWGGSVPLPCPPPATKQAGIGGEPAAAGAGCSPRPKYQAVLPIQTGSLVAAAKEPTPWAGDKGGAAPPAATASDPAGPPPLPLPGPPPLAPTATAGTLAASEGRWKSMRKSPLGGGGGSGASSQAACLKQILLLQLDLIEQQQQQLQAKEKEIEELKSERDTLLARIERMERRMQLVKKDNEKERHKLFQGYETEEREETELSEKIKLECQPELSETSQTLPPKPFSCGRSGKGHKRKSPFGSTERKIPVKKLAPEFSKVKTKTPKHSPIKEEPCGSLSETVCKRELRSQETPEKPRSSVDTPPRLSTPQKGPSTHPKEKAFSSEIEDLPYLSTTEMYLCRWHQPPPSPLPLRESSPKKEETVARCLMPSSVAGETSVLAVPSWRDHSVEPLRDPNPSDLLENLDDSVFSKRHAKLELDEKRRKRWDIQRIREQRILQRLQLRMYKKKGIQESEPEVTSFFPEPDDVESLMITPFLPVVAFGRPLPKLTPQNFELPWLDERSRCRLEIQKKQTPHRTCRK; encoded by the exons ATGACCATGAGATCCGCAGTGTTCAAGGCGGCCGCGGCCCCTGCCGGCGGCAACCCTGAGCAGCGACTGGACTACGAAAGGGCTGCGGCGCTGGGCGGGCCCGAGGACGAGCCCGGGGCGGCCGAAGCCCACTTCCTCCCCCGGCACCGTAAGCTCAAGGAGCCGGGGCCCCCGCTGGCCTCCTCCCAGGGAGGGAGCCCCGCGCCCTCCCCGGCCGGCTGCGGCGGCAAGGGCCGGGGCTTGTTACTCCCGGCCGGGGCGGCCCCCGGGCAGCAGGAAGAGAGCTGGGGCGGCTCGGTGCCCTTGCCCTGTCCGCCCCCGGCCACCAAACAAGCCGGCATTGGGGGGGAGCCAGCGGCCGCGGGAGCCGGCTGCAGTCCCCGACCCAAGTATCAGGCGGTGCTGCCCATTCAGACGGGCTCTCTCGTGGCGGCGGCCAAAGAGCCTACGCCCTGGGCTGGGGACAAGGGTGGGGCGGCTCCCCCAGCTGCCACCGCCTCGGACCCGGCGGGACCCCCACCACTACCTCTGCCGGGGCCGCCACCCCTCGCGCCCACCGCCACCGCCGGGACCCTGGCGGCCAGCGAGGGCAGATGGAAGAGTATGAGGAAGAGCCCTCTCGGGGGTGGCGGCGGCTCGGGAGCCTCCAGTCAGGCCGCCTGCCTCAAACAGATCCTTCTGCTGCAATTGGACCTCAtcgagcagcagcagcagcagctgcaggcCAAGGAAAAGGAGATCGAGGAGctgaagtcagagagagacacg CTCCTTGCTCGGATTGAACGTATGGAAAGGCGGATGCAGCTGGTAAAGAAGGATAACGAGAAAGAAAGGCACAAGCTGTTTCAGGGCTATGAaactgaagagagagaggaaacggAGCTATCCGAGAAAATTAAACTGGAGTGCCAGCCGGAGCTTTCCGAGACATCCCAGACTCTGCCTCCCAAGCCTTTCTCTTGTGGGCGGAGTGGAAAGGGACACAAAAG GAAATCCCCATTTGGAAGTACAGAAAGAAAGATTCCTGTTAAAAAGCTGGCTCCTGAATTTtcaaaagtcaaaacaaaaactCCTAAGCACTCTCCCATTAAAGAGGAACCCTGTGGTTCCTTATCAGAAACTGTTTGTAAACGTGAATTGAGGAGCCAAGAAACTCCAGAAAAGCCCCGGTCTTCAGTGGACACCCCGCCAAGACTCTCCACTCCCCAGAAGGGACCCAGCACCCATCCCAAGGAGAAAGCCTTCTCAAGTGAGATAGAAGATTTGCCGTACCTTTCcaccacagaaatgtatttgtgTCGTTGGCACCAGCCTCCCCCATCACCGTTACCATTACGGGAATCCTCTCCAAAGAAGGAGGAGACTGTAGCAA GGTGTCTGATGCCATCAAGTGTTGCAGGAGAAACTTCAGTCTTGGCTG ttccttcTTGGAGGGACCACTCAGTAGAGCCTCTAAGGGACCCAAATCCTTCAGACCTTTTGGAG AACCTGGATGACAGTGTGTTTTCGAAGCGGCATGCAAAACTGGAGCTGgatgagaagagaaggaaaag ATGGGATATTCAGAGGATCAGGGAACAAAGAATTTTACAACGACTGCAGCTcagaatgtataaaaagaaaggaattcagGAATCTGAGCCTGAGGTTACCTCATTTTTCCCTGAGCCAGATGACG TTGAAAGTTTGATGATTACCCCCTTCTTGCCTGTTGTAGCATTTGGACGACCATTACCCAAATTAACTCCGCA